The sequence below is a genomic window from Lycium ferocissimum isolate CSIRO_LF1 chromosome 9, AGI_CSIRO_Lferr_CH_V1, whole genome shotgun sequence.
ACCCATGTTCTGTAGAAACTTTTTTGTCTGGCCCAAATAGTGGAACTTTAATGTATGTAAGCTCAATGTGCAAATAGTCCCAGCATATTTGTTTTATCTTTTCACTAACTTAAAACATCATTTTCATGGGAGTTGGTGGGGGCGTTTTTGTCAAGTCCACATATATTGTTTGTATCTTGTCGAAGCTTTTTCTAATTTAAATACCTTGTGtttctaaaattatttattcttccttttttccttttaaatttcttttggtTCCTGAAAAATTAACGGAAAGACATTTGATGAAATTAGATTTTGATATTTATGTGGTGTTGGACAAAGTTAGAATTGTACATGCCTACTACAACCCTctaatttcttaaaattattATTGCTTTGTGATAAAAATTCTTACAATATTATTTGGCAatctatttttttccttccaagTCAACTTCCTATCTAAATTTCAATTGGCATAGTTTGAGGTGATAAAACTCTATTGGAGCTAGCACAATTTTGCCTCCTAGATATTaacgccttttttttttttcatcggATGTCTAGTACTCGTCCCAACTAATTTGTATTCATGCCATGTAAGACTCGTTAAGGGATTCAGGGCTCAAACCCAAGATGTCTAAATAAAACTAAAAGAATCTTAGATATGTTTTACCATAATTCTTGGCGTAAGTTATTGGAAAAAATTGTCATGAATGAATTTCGAATGCAAATTCATAGAATGTTTACGCTACGGATACCAAAAAGGCTAAATTAAAGTTTACTTTTCTATTGAAAACGACAAAttacagaaaatatatatattacagaAAATATATGACCTTTTCAATGTAGATCATCATGCTAAGTGCCTCTGCAAACAAGTTATCAAGATTAAAAGAACAAGCAGAGGAGTATGCAGCTTTGATCATGGAAGAATTAGATCCTGAAAGACTCGGCTACATTGAGGTATGTAGTACCCTATTTTCTCCCCCTCTTGAGGGACTGAAAAAATTAAcacaaattattttatttctgtTGCTTGCACGATAATTCGTCTTATTATGCCTAACTCTTCATATAAGTAAATTACTATCAGTTGATTGGTTATTGACTTATGCAAAATGGTTGCAACTAATTTATTGCATTAGACTTAAAGGATTTTTAAAGTCCAAGTAGTTAGACGACAAAAGGAGTGATACCGTGTTGTtcaacaatttttatttttccataCTAGTAGGTACTATTTTATTCTGCGGTTTTAACCGGGTACTTAATTTTCTAGGGCATGGTCAAATTGTGGTCGTTCAACAGTTCCTCTCCTCTTCTCTTTCCTATTTTCTGCTAGGtcaggaaaaaaatgaagagaaaaaaaaaacaagtgaaggtaaatgaaatatgaaaagaatTAGGTAACTAAAGTGATATGGAGGTGATCTATTCAAACTTCAAAGAAATACGCTACCTAATTTTGGTTGGTTGAGCTTACCGTAAGCAGTTAAGattgttttaaaatattttaggAACTGAAACAAATTCTGTCACATCCTTGGTGAAAAACTTTGAGTTTAATTTTTACCACTCGTCATTTGTAACGAAGAAACCAGACCAAttagtaggggtgtacatggaccgggttggttcggattttttaaacgccaaaccaaaccaattgtgtcgggtttttaaatttacacatcaaaccaaaccaataaaattcgggtttttcaacctcgggttgtTCAGTTTTCTCGagttttttggatttttttcggaatagtcttgatacaaaatatataacttttacttcaaatatttctttagttctagtaagatacaattatataattaaagtgtttcttaagaaaataacacaaaatgtgagaagattgatgacattgtattaaaatattcaacaaaagctaataaattaatcaaaataaatattgctaattaacaagccataaagaaaatgaccataatctaaaaatactaagtcatgctaaaataagtatggctaataagtattaattacatgacaaagaaataaaacttaagttatgttttttcactctctaaataaattatgcaaaggcaagaatagatatccaacattattgtcattcctagtggtaaattgaatttcttttgttagcattagtgttgagttagttttggtttggactttatttgagttactaacatccataggatataaaacttattgacattcaaaattcgaagttcaagcttgaataatatgataatagttaaagaactacgaaaaaatttaagaaatatttataaattacattacaaataatatgatatagtcgggtttttttctcggtttgactcgatttatcggtttggtgcggtttgtcgatttactttgtacacccctaccaATTAGCATGGCTTGGAAGATCAAATGTATTTAAATATTCACGAGCAAACATGTCAATTTAGTGGTGGATCTGCATAATAAGAATAATATTCTAATTTGTAACCAAGGATCAACTTAGTGGTTAATGAAGTGGATTGATAATTATATAATTTCAGATTCAACTTTTATTGGaggcaaaaaaatattatctacttttttttcatttgccTGATAGAATTAGTTAAAGTATGTATAAGCTGATTCGAACACtacaattattaaaaaaaatacataaataattaaataaggtTGCTTTGTGAGACTCATCAAAAAGTGGAATTACTGAGAATTGCGTGCACTTCTTTTATATACTTTTCTCACTTTAGCTTGTAAATTCAGCGATTTACCGAGACTAAGACATAGTGCAAgaacttttatgttttatgtatctttaaaattacttttaatatgaaaaagtagttgaggtgaaaggtCACTAGTAACTAATTAAGTTTACGCAAAACGATTGTCGCATTgaatatttataattttcttggaagaaattcatcatcattttcaaatTAGTTGTAGACTCTTTAGTTTATTGAAAGCAGAACTTAACCTATTCATTTTAAATTGTAATTTCTATCTCTTAAATAGATTTAGTAACCTAAACATGCCCACTAACATCGTCAAAACTTTGAAAATGTCAAGTGAAGTATTAGTCAAAATTGGCCAATTGGAATAAACATCTCTTAAATTGGAACAGGTAGTATTTTCAATAATGAAGctactttttctctttttattagATAGGTttccttttttcaaatttaaattgaaaGTAAATTTTCTACTAAATTGGTATTTACACGAGGAAATTATCTACAATGAACTTGAATTTTAAGTCCATATAAAAGTCCCAAGAACGTAGTTGCAGTAGTTCCTGGTTATCATTAGAAAGTCTTTGGTTCCATCATTAGAACCATTTTTGGCGGTCCTGACATTCCATGTGGACCTTCCCCTTTGTCATCTAATGCGCGTTTTGAGCACTCAAACACGTGTACAACAAGCAGATGTATTTCGCCAACGCAATGTAACAAGAGCTTAATTTTTCTACTTATATAGCAAAATAATTGTAGGAATATATTATTGGTTCACTTATGTAATTAAGTGGAACAAAAAATATTAGGTAATGCTATTCTCCGTGgattaaaacaataaaatatgTCGAAGTATTAGCACATACATAGCTCATTTTTTTGCATGGATTCCCTTCAAAGGCGctgatatttaattttttcccttcgttTAAAAAAGTGGCCAAAAATATCTCGAGGTTctggttcgaaccccgctcagtaaaaaaaaaaaaaaaaaaaattgcaagacaagGCTTTCGTGaaacctctaccttaaggcctAATATTTGCGCAAAATTATGCCTATTCGGgtaaaagttaggccttatgacataggtttgccttaaggcctaattttgggcaaagtTAGGTCTTAAGGCGGAGGTTTGCTTTAAGGcttaattttgggcaaaagtttgcTGTAAGGACTAACTTTTGCTCGAATAGGcttaattttgctacgaaattcTGTCTtgcagtttttattttttttactgagccgggaATCGAACCTAGAACTTTGGGATAtcaagcgaaggacaaaaattaaagaccaatccaCCCCCCTCCCCCGCGCCCCCGAATAAGAGCAACCCTGCAAATTGCCCCGCATAGCTACCCAATTATTATGCTCGTGTAAGGTAGCAACAAATGTTTGAGGTCTGAACAAGTTGGTTCGGACACTatcagaccccactttgtgtgatttcactgggtatgttgttgtaattaGTGGAAGagataataattataaaataagtTAGATAACttgtaataagataaattacaataatagtgtaattttttttaattcaaactcttttatGGATGAATAAGCATTTTGTAACATTTTCCCTAAGTTATTGAGCATGATGCCATGACATAACTTGCTGATCATGTTCCTTGCATGTTCTGTTTTATCATGATGATAATGCAGCTATGGCAGCTGGAAACACTTCTCCTCCAAAAGGACACTTACCTCAACTACAGTCAAGCACTAAGTTACACAAGCCAAGCTTTGAGCCAAAATCTGCATGGGTTAAGGAATAAAAGCCCAATAAGGAGAATGAGCAGTAAACTTATATATTCATTGCAAGAAAACTGGAAGAGAATTTGGGTTCTGGTCTTGTGGATTTTGATAATGATTGGGCTTTTTCTTTGGAAGTTCTATCAGTACAAAAACAAGAGTGCATTCCATGTCATGGGTTATTGCCTTCTCACAGCTAAAGGTGCTGCTGAGACTCTTAAGTTCAACATGGCTCTTATATTATTACCAGTATGCAGAAACACCATTACATGCCTCAGGTCCACCAAGTTGAGCTCTTTTGTACCCTTTGATGACAATATCAACTTTCACAAGGTATGGTGCCCCTTGTCATTTTCTTGTTTCCATATGTtagaaaagggggaaaaaaatgcAAGGAAATGATCTCTTATGTTCACTTAAAATTTGACGTCCACTTACCGTCTAAATAAGAGAAATGACCCTATAAAGGTCTCCTCTGTTATGTACCTGTGTTATGTTACTGTGAAACGGGTCATATAACTAAATAGCATATGTAATATACTACAAAATCAACTCATCAGTGAGTCGGTGTACCTTctaatatacatatgtattactgatatttttttataaatcgtatatataaatgcatgtgcACCAATCCACATATATGCTGAATTTGCATCTAACCAGAACCATGTAAATGGCGTTAGGAAGATTATTGTGTCATAAGTTGATCAATCTCaacattttttaaaaccaaattaaatatgttacaaatttttcAGTAAGCCAATATACGCGGAATGGTAACGACCGCGTGTCCTGCGGATCCTAAGCAGGAAAATATAAACTGAAATATTGAGGTTGATCTGCTGTTGAAGCAGCAAAGATTGACTTCTTTCTCTCAAAgtttgcttttcttttcttggcaagGATTGAAGTCTGATATAAATATAACTTAATGTTGTAGGGACTAAACACAGTTCATCAAAAATTTCTTGCACTGCATTACTGCTTCACTGGATAAACAATAAACTAACAAAAGAATGTGACAAATTGTTGGTACATTCACCATTATCATCTCACAGCCTTCACTGTGTCTATCTAGTAAGTGGTTGGTCCTGTGCAGAAGAGCAGAAGTAACTCTATACTTTGACAGTACTAAAAATGGAACATATCTATGTTACTCTCTTAGAATTTGCCTAATTATACATGTAAGAATgataataatcacaaaatatGTGTACCGCGCGCATAAGTGATAGTCCCTACATTTTTTCCAGAAAGAATGAGAGAGTTTGGACTACTAGGACAAAGTATAGCAGTAGTGCTTGACTTCCCTTATAGTTAATGCAAATATGGCACAATAGTAAAATGTTTTAATGAAGGGTTAATTTATCTTTAAGTTGCAAAAGGTGAAGTTTATATTTACTCTAATATTCTAACTTGGTGTGTGCAGACTGTCGCTGCAGCCATTGTTATTGGTGTGATACTCCATGGCGGTAACCACCTTGCATGCGATTTCCCAAGGCTTATACATACAAATAGTACAGATTATCAGAGCTATTTGGTGAATGATTTTGGCCCAAGAAAGCCTGGGTACATAGATCTTGTTAAAGGAGTTGAGGGTGTTACCGGCATAATAATGGTAATCCTCATGGCCATTGCTTTCACTCTTGCAACGCGATGGTTTAGGCGGAGCCTGATTAAGTTACCCAAACCTTTTGATAGACTCACTGGCTTCAATGCATTCTGGTATTCGCACCACCTTCTTGTCATTGTCTATATTCTACTGATCATCCATGGCACATTCCTCTTCCTTGTGCATAAATGGTACGCTAAGACGGTATGGTTTCTGATTTCTTTCGCtctttttttcaataaaatggCTCTCATTCTATTGTTTTCATGCTATTAACATGGTATTTGTTTCCAGACATGGATGTATCTAGCAGTTCCTGTACTTCTCTATGCAGGGGAAAGAACTCTTAGATTCCTCCGGTCAGGCTTGTACCCTGTCCGGCTTCTAAAAGTAAGCTTCTGAAATTGGCATTTTGTATAACTTGCACTAGGTTGCAGGAATCAGGATGGTCAGTTTTCAATGCTGGACATCATTAGTCAATCCACATGGTGAAAATCAATTACACattcaaaaatggaaaaaaaaaataaacaacaataacaactacaCCTCAAACCTGAGCTAGTTTGGAGGATGCAGATTCATCATGAATTACTCTGACTAATATCATGCTGAATGTCATCTTACTGCACCTCTACTCCTTTATCTGGACACGAAACCGGCCACATGCGCGAGCTCACACGTGACACAACCAGAGTtataaataagaaagtgtaaaCTAGAAAACATTTAGTAGCTAAATTCAACATACTACAAGTCATAGCTAGTAGACTGATGCTATTTTCGCGAAATTTCACGAATAGAATTCCCCTTAATGCAAATGCTGAATCAAACATTTTGTTCTCCCATACTATTCTCTTATGTTTAAACTTTAACAATTTCTTTCAGGTAGCAATATATCCTGGAAATGTCCTTACTCTGCAAATGTCTAAGCCTCCGCAATTTCGATACAAGAGTGGACAATATATGTTTGTCCAGTGTCCAGCTGTTTCTCCATTTGAGTGGTAAGCGACTCGAAGCATTTTTGATTTTAATGAGATTCATTACCCTGCAGAACAAAGTTACAGTTTTACTAGATTACATGACAACCAGAGTTTCTCATTTGCACCAATTCAGAGTTGTTAGTTTACTTTGTTGTCTCTCTTGAGTAGTGAAACTAGCACTTTGATGAAAGCGTAGGATGGTGATAACTATGTGAACTGTTCAGAAAGGGAGGGAGGGGAAGGGGGATGCAAATCTAAATCATCTTCAATCTTGTCTTAAACAATTGATGACACTTAGTATGCTTATCTGCTGAGATTCTACATGCTGAATATCCAGGCACCCATTTTCCATTACTTCAGCTCCTGGGGATGATTACTTAAGCATTCACATCCGACAACTTGGTGACTGGACTCAAGAACTCAAGCGGGTGTTTTCTGAGGCTTGCGAGCCGGCAGAGGCGGGAAAGAGTGGCCTGCTCAGAGCTGATGAAAACACCAAAACAAGGTATAATTCTACAAGGACTCAAACTTAAATGGATATTAGTTTTTAGGtatatttaagaaagaaaagcttTGCGGTAAGTATATGAGTATTCTTGgaggtattattattattgatgcgCAAAGTTGCTTCTAAATCTCAGTTTGCCAAAGCTATTAATAGATGGACCTTATGGAGCTCCAGCACAAGATTACAGGAAGTATGATGTCTTACTGCTTGTTGGACTTGGCATTGGAGCAACACCATTTATAAGCATCCTTAaagacttgctcaaaaacaTCATCCAAATGGAGGAGCAAGCAGTGAGTATCTAAAATTTCTTGGTGTTACATTTAATATAATGCTGCTCAAGTAGTGCAATTTTCATTTATCATGTCGCATTGCATTTTCAGTCTTATTCTTCTTTTTGCTGTCTTCTCGGGTTAGCGTGATGAACAGGAGGTCTAATGTTCATTTTTCTGCTCTCAGGATTTAATATCAGATTTTAGTGGGAACTCCGAAATGAGCACTGCAACAAGTGAACAACCAGCTCTCAACAAGATTTCtccaaaaaagagaaagagtacTCTAAGGACCAcaaatgcatatttttattgggtGACCCGGGAACAAGGATCATTTGATTGGTTCAAAGGTGTTATGAACGAAGTGGCTGAACTTGATCAAAGGGTAATGCAAAATGTCCAGAATTCCAACTTATTTTCTGCCTATCTCAATACTTATCGATATTCCCCATGATATTTCAGGGGGTCATCGAGATGCATAACTACTTGACGAGTGTTTATGAGGAAGGGGATGCACGCTCAGCTCTCATTACCATGGTCCAGGCGCTTAACCATGCTAAGAATGGAGTTGATATAGTATCGGGCACCAGGGTAAGCCTCTTCTTTTCTTGGAATTATATCTGGTCATTCAACCACTTCAGTTTTAAGGCAATAAGATCTTTCCATTAGACCTTACCCAATAGCACCAAATTAGGATATAATTAGAGATGGAACAACTAATCATTGCCTAATGGTCGCTTCAGCTAGTTGAATTGCACACTGATTTATTCGTATCAACAGGTTAGGACACATTTTGCTAGGCCAAATTGGAAGAAAGTATTTTCCAAGACCTTAACCAAGCATGCAAATGCAAGAATAGGTATGGTTATCGTTTGATCTATCAAACATGAAATATTGTCTTTTATTTTACTGAGAGTTAACTGCAATTTTTTTATTCTGGAGTAGGGGTTTTCTACTGTGGTGCACCCATATTAGCGAAGGAACTCAACAAACTCTGCAATGAGTATAATCAAAAGGGTACAACGAAGTTCGAGTTTCACAAAGAACATTTTTAGAAGGGGGCCATGGAGAAGAACAATTTTTGAATCAGCTGCAACCACATTGGTAAACCAGTATTTACTACATCCATCTTCGGTACATGATCTGCTGATTCTACTGAAGACATAACATTACTAAGCAATAAGTCAGAGACAAATTGTACATAATAGGAGGAAGAGTATTTCAAGAGAAAATACATACtaatatgatatgtgtataggTTTTATTCAGTCATCTGTTACATATACCAATAATCAGAACTCCAAAAGGGAGAATCTGTTTGGTCAGATGACTGAAAATGTGAAAACACTgtgggagaaaaagaaaaaggaaaaaaaggatgACAAGTGAATGGTCAACACATGAAAGAATGAGAATATTGGGAAACAGCTAATAAGAAGTTGACCTGCTTGATAAAGAAACACTGAAAATGGCAAGCATGAAAGGATAGACAAATATGGCTTGGATAGGGATACAATtttgaaagaagaagataatAGTAGTAGGAGTATAGTGGGGGACTGATAGCTTTGTTGGTGGAACTTATAATTTTGAGGTGGGCCAAGGGAATCCTTCCAGAAGATGTCCATGTACTACTGCTTTTTctggttcttcttctttttcttttgctttttgggTATTTATTGGGGTATTTCAATATACTACTTATAGAAGATACCTGTATATGCAATTCTTGTTAGTAAAGTTTTTCTGTCATAGCTCTTCAATCTGGATAAAAGGCACTATCATTGGGAAAATTGAATCAATCTCATTggatttcttttaattttttcttgatgtCCTCTCAAAAGTAAACGGATTTTGGATTGACAGAAAGTATCATGTACAAGAAACGAAAAGGAGAGATGGGTGATTTCTCTTAGTGTTCTTGGACTGATCATGAAAACAGAAAGGAATGTCTTGTTTGATATTCCTATTTGCATAAGAATTTAAGTTACATACATCAACAATGAAAGTTTTCGACAAGATTAATGTATAGCAGGTTTAATGGAGCAACATATGGTCGACTCCTGTTGATTCCAACTTATGTATGGTTGAGACGCAGTTGTTATGTTACTGTATGGcaagttttatttaaaaaaaaaaaaaaaaataattagccATCATGGTACTGTATAGCAAGTTAGTTTATTAAGTTACCTATTATTGTTTATCATACCATGTGACATGGTTAAGCAAATATCTTATAAGCTCTTAGTGCACGACTTCTtacttttttttggtttaacttCTAACAACGATAATGCCAAATATTTACACCATCAGCCATCAGGTGAGTTTGAGGATAGTTAAAGATAACTATACTCATAATAAATGGAATAAAgggcaaaaaacatatatgtacaggGTAAGACATATATTTACAGAACATGATGatatttttcagtttacaaaatatatcaatagacgtgttacaaaatctatacgaattaagtaaattaaaaagaagcaaataaaacatattaaataaggtaaaggaatcgttttacttattttatccacttttttctctccattcaaaatttagagatatagttccctgattttctccaacttttgcttccttatttcatccaCTATTCTCtccccattcaaaattaagagatattgttgcctatttttctccaacttttactcaaaaagtCATTATAAtaggtaatttttatgtacaaagtccatacaccaaaaaacaaatatggataattttcgtattaaatatttataactgTATAGattgttataatttttatataagaaatatgtataaaaattatatgagtattttgattattgtaaagtacatataaattgtataaaatctaatcaaagtatgtataaattttgaaaaaaatttgtatAATAAACTTGTAATTGATGCAAACTAGATTTCATACAAAGTTCATActccaaaaaataaatatatattaatttttgtatgcaatatatataaatgtataaattcgttataatttcTACGTATGAAAcatgtataaaagttgtatgtatattgtgattataataaagtgcatataaattgtataaaatctgatcaaagtatgtatagattatgagaaagtacatatgtataataagttttttgattgatacaaaccaaattccatccacatttcatacacatatcagttttcaacatttttaagaCTAATTGATATCGAATTTGTttacatttcatacacattgtgCCGCATATACCTAAAAAAAATGACGTATAGCAGACtccatacatatttcatacatatattagttttcAACATCTTTTAAAACTAcagtttatataatttatacagattttcaaaacacacaatgatcatatatatctcaaaacgatacaaatcaatttttatatacaattaatacacaAGTTAG
It includes:
- the LOC132030600 gene encoding respiratory burst oxidase homolog protein A, with product MRGLPGHERRWTSDTVSSGKDFSGESSPGIDSGDNSGEEFVEVILDLQDDDTIILRSVEPATVINIDSPDPTTTAGGISIETPAASAATTSEARSPTMRRSTSYKFRQFSQELKAEAVAKARQFSQELKAELRRFSWSHGHASRAFSPTSFFGAGNGVDSALAARALRRQRAQLDRTRSSAQKALRGLKFISNNKTNGWSEVENNFAKLAKDGYLYRSDFAQCIGMKDSKEFALELFDALSRRRRLKVDKISKEELYEYWSQITDQSFDSRLQIFFDMVDKNEDGRITEEEVKEIIMLSASANKLSRLKEQAEEYAALIMEELDPERLGYIELWQLETLLLQKDTYLNYSQALSYTSQALSQNLHGLRNKSPIRRMSSKLIYSLQENWKRIWVLVLWILIMIGLFLWKFYQYKNKSAFHVMGYCLLTAKGAAETLKFNMALILLPVCRNTITCLRSTKLSSFVPFDDNINFHKTVAAAIVIGVILHGGNHLACDFPRLIHTNSTDYQSYLVNDFGPRKPGYIDLVKGVEGVTGIIMVILMAIAFTLATRWFRRSLIKLPKPFDRLTGFNAFWYSHHLLVIVYILLIIHGTFLFLVHKWYAKTTWMYLAVPVLLYAGERTLRFLRSGLYPVRLLKVAIYPGNVLTLQMSKPPQFRYKSGQYMFVQCPAVSPFEWHPFSITSAPGDDYLSIHIRQLGDWTQELKRVFSEACEPAEAGKSGLLRADENTKTSLPKLLIDGPYGAPAQDYRKYDVLLLVGLGIGATPFISILKDLLKNIIQMEEQADLISDFSGNSEMSTATSEQPALNKISPKKRKSTLRTTNAYFYWVTREQGSFDWFKGVMNEVAELDQRGVIEMHNYLTSVYEEGDARSALITMVQALNHAKNGVDIVSGTRVRTHFARPNWKKVFSKTLTKHANARIGVFYCGAPILAKELNKLCNEYNQKGTTKFEFHKEHF